Proteins encoded together in one Onychomys torridus chromosome 1, mOncTor1.1, whole genome shotgun sequence window:
- the Asrgl1 gene encoding isoaspartyl peptidase/L-asparaginase encodes MDASIMDGRDLSAGAVSAVRCVENPIKLARLVMEKTPHCFLTGHGAEKFAADMGIPEIPVEKLITERSKKHLEKEKLEKGAQKADCPKNSGTVGAVALDCKGNLAYATSTGGIVNKMVGRVGDSPCIGAGGYADNNLGAVSTTGHGESILKVNLARLALFHVEQGKTVDEAAELALNYMKSKVKGLGGLILVSKTGDWVAKWTSASMPWAAVKNGKLQAGIDLCETKTRDLP; translated from the exons ATGGATGCTAGTATCATGGATGGGAGAGACCTGTCTGCAGGAGCAGTGTCTGCTGTGCGCTGTGTCGAGAACCCCATTAAACTCGCACGGCTGGTTATGGAAAAG ACACCTCATTGCTTTCTGACTGGCCATGGTGCAGAGAAATTTGCAGCAGACATGGGGATTCCAGAGATTCCTGTAGAAAAACTGATAACGGAGAGAAGCAAGAAGCACCTGGAGAAGGAGAAGCTTGAGAAGGGGGCCCAGAAAGCTGACTGCCCTAA AAACTCAGGAACAGTGGGTGCTGTTGCCTTGGACTGCAAAGGAAACTTGGCTTATGCAACCTCTACTGGGGGAATCGTCAATAAAATGGTTGGCCGAGTTGGAGACTCACCTTGCATAG GAGCTGGAGGTTATGCAGACAATAACCTTGGAGCCGTTTCAACCACAGGACATGGGGAAAGTATCCTGAAGGTGAATCTGGCCAGACTTGCCCTCTTCCATGTAGAACAAG GAAAGACCGTAGATGAGGCTGCTGAGTTGGCACTGAATTATATGAAGTCAAAGGTCAAAGGTCTAGGTGGCCTCATCTTGGTCAGCAAAACAGGAGACTGGGTAGCAAAATGGACCTCTGCCTCCATGCCCTGGGCAGCGGTGAAGAATGGCAAGCTGCAGGCCGGCATTGACCTTTGTGAAACCAAGACCAGGGACCTGCCCTAA